In one Coccinella septempunctata chromosome 6, icCocSept1.1, whole genome shotgun sequence genomic region, the following are encoded:
- the LOC123315313 gene encoding uncharacterized protein LOC123315313 isoform X5, with amino-acid sequence MKKNLIIRCNYSSGSQTTHKNVLHVFRQDPSCHIPLPLCPDPCCENTPKTKNRGRSDKKRAKGAKRSTSKECSKNRKKEEKKEKERLKKEKKACEKEKKRREKEMKKEEKLRKAREKKEQKEMLKGAKSKKSRTRSRRSDSSESSGKKKKKTKKTKRKSKKGEPQSSCSMDSTEPETSRRPCMEEVQGPCREPRLSPCEEPRREPCREVRSPCKEVRSPCREEAQSPCREEVRRPCKVEQQNKVCPRFWSTSKGTQAANERRRSTPCLEPQTSIPRTSTQNPTPCTSTPQTSTSPCGRSRFARFLSSFGSGGLQLRFIPPEKKFRGTKSCIIPKLRIPRTITVDSSCGLPKFRFSTSNDPCELPAPCPASPSYNPPPCAPTPCISPPCAPTPCTSPPCTPRPCTPTPTATPCRPPPAKSTPCVSRSRDREAICSKPLKLPRCVRAPSFPRLKPCVIPSCRFKPPCRLKPCPRDPCEPRPCTPPPPFPRFSGPRSHTPPPCGSRTSGPFFPPRSKPCCPKPSVSFQSQPCDPTPCPPVPCQSSPCTSRPCDQLDPCTPPPCTPPPCTPPPCTQYPCTPPPCTPPPPCRSRASTPIRRLSKCRLALAANLRACGQTKSHSKICRSLPCTPPVCSPCASRPCTPTRCPCESCFNQPCTPPCNTQPCGLAPCNHQVCSTKPCTPPCSQLPCGTGSCTLPPCQTHSCIAPCTHQPCGSRPCTPPPCNPQPCEMPPCPLKPCLSKPRFYDEFGREIICPRPPYSCDSQCNMRKWTCCTKRSRPSRICSPQRSCSRVTICEPNDCRRTVFRPRNTSICTPAFYPKPCSPRPCGSDIICPNYTPRCSDTNICSRRSHSAPKKCYPDPCRWKPCRSRECFRSPSCSDSDVCYPRSSCGSRRFPPSPVCSREDTCYMRRKSHKPWWTKRYDPCMPRPCSRSPSRYSLDGCSDEGRCYKRRKCYRRYWSPYCSDDDFCYPRPCSHPPRCRYYSFESPYSSRENVCYTTRYRVPCLPRECVSIPCTAIPCSPKSYPPPRKSLSCTPPSCPPSYRPPPSQLPPCPPPSMPSPPYPQPCPPPYPPPIQPCPPPPPPPCPPPPCPPPCYPPPCPPYPPYSPTPCSSRTSASSCGPRPCSGQWGSFSCGPTACNPNIIPPCASPPPPRPRCIKNPPCLKKMPKPCGGKPCGKRCQAAKQQICPPPNGSPTPSSPQSPFGSPQPSLGNMGYPGFAPQSASSYGSNYWQYPSPNPNPNPSYPPYGYWPNNYYQGQPSCYPSQTYSGPGFGPLFPKLCLSKMKCSKVCHMSCESGLPKFNRSKSSSVSSITTSSSNSSLSSSDSSYSSRSSSSCSSTSIPSPNYCVASCRNSNANFFRRRASSHSSICSSSDSSPKRAICNRTDRCHPERQPCGSPYPSNPPAPIFRRNSDIDQREPICSSPCPYRYPVYRARSQVCSSATDLHCESRLRCKGIDHYDERIRFELQKIGIDQLIQASKPAKCCKQTVLNQPSKEELPYSASLASLPLDRADIRVIRQSVRMATKKTGCNYTSLENRTKLVYYANLVLDDFDAKKPKVQPEYEVRYFYFTLDDAESVQETLRKRCNKGSTFKFFQIFNWPDKTFPESNQAAGSQKVDLATSLDLKKSISWQKTEEKTAMISSGGNSTDALENIVFSDLFLGSQSGVGDSKPGNTFEQNYINEFNANKSRKKNHKLNTNFTMTESSLEDDSLLGNACCQKKLKINSLDSLGKPSEAAQRKDASSQTDIEKAPEKKTFADAASQTIAKTGESSFNNITFSEEIMRLLSSSDGDSVEYLKKNTNCLVFTSDATVESDSLETHLKSEAKPDVSDQNHTPNDEEFRNANENFDEAIREVLGEIKELATMAESFKCRKVCSKESPIRSKNYVAHRTICRTYSSKPPFDDYQSPSMDKTSECHEVARKSSPPENLALSRSNISKGQFIVRMYNSINDIISDIYGEAEKLATLRKNRLAISGNDERIFKGNFREMYCRKVVGNLDVENKTVINSPNEPPEMKKPQNSTENLKTVYTSAGKIVTRFYNAKGKSITAIYSPEGEAIAETSSPRKLARVLFDSSGNFIPQFCDSQGNVLKSVFDSQRKLLKKTFNSEMLLLKFPTETKKKKSKRIFNAQGLPIYQFYSEEGNLLTSIYDFEGRLIRGTFLGSITQLFPRIFDKHGRFILGRYNGHGQLIKRIFDAHGNNVQQLYKADRTVLQKAPIRLKILNQKGEPVRKFFRKNKMPLTHVYDVLGNLLCQASDGNSVDLFCRLFDLDGFFILGRLDQLRHLIEGVYDEDGNKVMQVQVLDSETGDMIKMTKLYNFKGKLLANFYDESGVCLKSIHDVKGESLECSPSGRAIRLAGRMFDMAGYFIHGRYDSQKNPINEIYDHDGYKILQVYDVSGQPVRRIPQSMEIYSPKGRKIKHFYKSDHKILTSIYDTNGDMVGGVLSIDAEELAPFLYDIEGKFINSRYDSQMNLIKHVYDSNDNLLNRVYTRGSLCLKLSKPSRDKHRPVKTAYIKLECKDKTVVKQTDTRTTLNNHCQTLPKAIMPPLAMAKIPNNKFSKFDVLPSRKRKRDEGWFVEGKKLVSIKCQCRLRAFKENEKRVPNAPAAKSNYQKLSSPITKRLSSHHLAKRKKMDKVNTKKGPKKSEKVNKNRADTHHDHHKTTSLQSPQVKETKILTTVMPCYETTRNSVQRNNDSLEALLDDYLKREQKKDNRRPARKNSINHEMIEDALLDCLNLTRNPNSLKQMSHTILQYFTHVVFNQIKNNYYKQLSRKRKSNCGKRQDSTILFFNRKCACVYALCNTRKKKTKDTKTDRISSNNTKQIAPKITSQPPKLDVPTNQKTEGSNDAKIIPDPPQQTKILENIPKDAFLCNIPNAPPFILKMNKAHSDTTASISDEEVKNSDRYSSSLSWTSTDESFDTEEVSSFSSTVEKNCSSYTEIPDLNMFVDGRCPGFEDEEFKKFFTKSITWIKTEEDKRWRRQSATFMSTPTICMTGLTGISNNPFGSDEIDSRRPGKNSGSFPNSDVSSYHQHSKIPRMLHPGKCKVHAMMKNVQLSPGSKGCSANKTNTCGAACSSERTDVQISPYVKVSVSTTCPSLTNASAAGGAKGGGKNKNANIQASQSSMGDCMKGIKSDPGCYCGNEPVEPTPCPIRLREDCECVDEETDALVEPEEEDPLCYCPPGEQPLLMKKSNVECDCANRRRCEDEILVEPPKEKPDVFWALTKVSLLKDGTKNFEIIDVSPVPPGYYLMPDVNNLVLVGPQPKPAKAAPSKNCCCK; translated from the exons ATG AAGAAAAACCTTATAATAAGGTGCAACTACAGTTCTGGAAGTCAAACCACTCACAAGAATGTACTACACGTTTTCAGACAAGATCCATCTTGCCATATACCCTTACCGTTATGTCCCGATCCTTGTTGTGAAAATACACCAAAAACGAAAAATAGAGGCCGGAGCGATAAGAAAAGGGCGAAGGGAGCGAAGAGATCAACATCCAAAGAGTGCTCAAAAAACAGGAAGAAGGAggagaagaaagaaaaagaaagattGAAGAAAGAGAAGAAGGCGTGtgaaaaagaaaagaaacgAAGGgagaaagaaatgaaaaaagaggaaaagttgaGAAAAGCCAGAGAAAAGAAGGAGCAGAAGGAAATGTTGAAAGGGGCTAAAAGCAAAAAATCCAGAACGAGATCTAGAAGATCCGACTCTTCGGAATCATCTgggaaaaaaaagaagaaaacgaaGAAAACGAAGAGAAAATCTAAAAAGGGCGAACCACAGTCCTCGTGTAGCATGGATAGCACCGAACCAGAAACATCTCGACGTCCATGTATGGAAGAGGTTCAAGGTCCATGTAGAGAACCTCGATTAAGTCCATGTGAGGAACCTAGAAGAGAACCTTGTAGAGAAGTCCGAAGTCCATGTAAAGAAGTCCGAAGTCCATGTAGAGAAGAAGCCCAGAGTCCTTGTAGAGAGGAAGTccgtcgtccatgtaaagtagaACAACAGAATAAAGT ATGTCCCAGATTTTGGTCAACATCTAAAGGTACCCAAGCTGCTAATGAGAGAAGAAGAAGTACGCCTTGTCTAGAACCACAAACATCCATTCCTCGAACTTCCACTCAAAATCCCACTCCTTGTACTTCCACTCCTCAAACCTCCACTTCTCCGTGTGGACGCTCTAGATTCGCCAGATTCCTG TCAAGCTTTGGCAGTGGTGGTTTGCAGCTGCGTTTCATTCCTCCTGAGAAAAAGTTTAGAGGTACAAAGAGCTGTATCATCCCGAAACTGCGTATACCACGGACAATCACTGTGGATTCTTCTTGCGGTCTTCCGaaattcagattttcaacttcGAACGATCCCTGTGAATTACCTGCTCCTTGTCCGGCATCGCCTTCATATAATCCACCACCATGTGCACCAACACCGTGTATATCACCACCATGTGCACCAACACCGTGTACATCACCACCATGTACACCGAGGCCTTGTACACCAACACCAACAGCAACACCATGTAGACCACCCCCAGCCAAATCCACGCCTTGCGTTTCTCGATCTCGCGACCGAGAAGCCATCTGCTCCAAACCCTTAAAATTGCCCCGTTGTGTGCGGGCACCAAGCTTTCCTAGGCTGAAACCTTGCGTGATACCTTCGTGCAGATTTAAGCCTCCTTGCAGACTGAAACCATGCCCTCGCGACCCTTGCGAACCACGACCCTGCACACCTCCACCGCCTTTTCCAAGATTCAGTGGTCCACGATCACATACTCCCCCTCCTTGCGGCTCGAGGACGAGTGGTCCTTTCTTTCCACCCAGATCCAAACCTTGCTGTCCTAAACCATCTGTTTCTTTTCAATCTCAGCCCTGTGATCCTACCCCCTGCCCACCGGTACCTTGCCAATCTTCTCCATGCACATCACGGCCTTGCGATCAGCTTGATCCTTGCACACCACCTCCTTGCACACCCCCGCCTTGTACTCCACCTCCTTGTACACAATACCCTTGCACACCTCCTCCTTGCACGCCACCTCCTCCTTGTCGATCAAGGGCATCCACTCCAATACGGCGACTTTCGAAGTGCCGTCTTGCTTTAGCCGCGAACTTGAGAGCTTGTGGACAAACAAAAAGCCATTCTAAGATTTGCCGTTCACTGCCATGTACTCCGCCAGTTTGCTCACCTTGTGCTTCAAGACCATGCACACCGACAAGATGTCCCTGTGAATCATGTTTCAACCAACCTTGTACTCCTCCTTGTAATACCCAACCTTGTGGTTTGGCTCCATGTAACCATCAAGTTTGTAGTACAAAACCTTGCACACCTCCTTGTAGTCAACTTCCTTGTGGCACGGGATCTTGTACTCTCCCTCCATGTCAGACGCATTCTTGTATTGCTCCCTGTACTCACCAACCTTGTGGTTCAAGACCATGTACACCCCCTCCTTGTAACCCTCAGCCCTGTGAAATGCCCCCTTGTCCATTGAAACCATGTCTGTCCAAACCAAGATTTTACGATGAATTTGGACGGGAAATAATATGTCCTAGACCACCGTATAGCTGCGATTCACAGTGTAACATGAGAAAGTGGACGTGTTGCACGAAAAGGTCTCGCCCATCCAGAATATGCTCCCCACAACGCAGTTGTTCGAGGGTTACCATTTGCGAACCAAACGATTGCAGAAGAACAGTATTTAGACCAAGAAACACTTCTATCTGTACCCCTGCATTTTATCCAAAGCCCTGTTCTCCTAGACCATGTGGGAGCGATATAATTTGCCCCAATTATACTCCTCGATGCTCGGATACAAACATTTGTTCTCGGAGAAGCCACAGCGCACCAAAAAAATGTTATCCGGATCCTTGCCGATGGAAACCGTGTAGAAGTAGAGAATGCTTTCGTTCTCCTAGTTGTTCCGATTCAGACGTCTGTTATCCTAGAAGTTCTTGTGGATCTAGGCGATTTCCTCCATCTCCCGTCTGCTCTAGAGAAGATACATGTTATATGAGGAGAAAGAGCCACAAACCTTGGTGGACTAAGAGGTACGATCCATGCATGCCCAGGCCTTGTTCAAGATCCCCAAGCCGTTATTCATTAG ATGGATGCTCCGACGAAGGTCGCTGCTATAAAAGGAGAAAATGTTATCGGAGATATTGGAGTCCATATTGTTCGGACGATGATTTTTGCTACCCAAGGCCATGCAGTCATCCTCCAAGGTGCCGATATTATTCCTTCGAAAGTCCATACAGCTCCAGGGAAAATGTGTGCTATACAACCAGGTATCGAGTGCCGTGTCTGCCAAGGGAATGTGTATCCATTCCTTGCACTGCTATACCTTGCTCTCCGAAATCTTATCCACCTCCTCGAAAATCGCT GTCCTGTACACCTCCATCTTGCCCCCCCTCGTATCGTCCCCCACCCAGCCAACTACCACCCTGTCCACCACCCAGCATGCCTAGCCCACCATATCCACAACCATGTCCACCTCCATACCCGCCCCCAATCCAACCTTGCCCACCTCCTCCTCCCCCTCCTTGTCCTCCTCCCCCGTGCCCTCCTCCTTGTTATCCTCCCCCTTGCCCCCCATATCCCCCATATTCACCAACGCCTTGTTCGTCCAGAACTTCCGCATCTTCATGTGGGCCACGACCTTGTTCGGGGCAATGGGGATCTTTCTCGTGTGGACCGACGGCTTGTAATCCCAACATTATACCCCCATGCGCATCCCCACCTCCTCCTAGACCAAGATGCATAAAGAATCCTCCGTGTCTGAAAAAGATGCCCAAGCCCTGCGGCGGAAAACCATGCGGTAAACGTTGTCAAGCCGCCAAACAACAAATATGTCCACCGCCAAATGGTAGTCCTACTCCTTCGTCTCCGCAGAGCCCTTTTGGATCGCCGCAGCCAAGCCTTGGCAATATGGG TTATCCCGGCTTCGCACCACAAAGTGCTTCGAGCTATGGATCAAATTACTGGCAGTATCCCTCTCCCAATCCCAATCCCAACCCCTCATACCCGCCTTATGGATATTGGCCGAATAATTATTACCAAGGACAACCGTCTTGCTATCCGAGTCAAACATACAGCGGACCTGGCTTCGGACCGCTTTTCCCAAAGCTATGCTTGTCCAAGATGAAATGCAGCAAGGTTTGCCACATGTCTTGCGAGTCTGGTCTACCCAAATTCAACCGTTCCAAGAGTTCCAGCGTGAGTTCGATAACGACTTCTTCGTCGAACAGCAGCCTCTCGTCTTCGGATAGCAGTTATTCATCCAGAAGTTCCAGCTCTTGCAGTTCAACCAGCATACCCTCTCCGAACTATTGCGTCGCTAGTTGTCGGAATTCGAACGCTAATTTTTTCAGACGTAGAGCATCGTCACATTCTTCCATATGTTCATCGAGTGATAGTTCCCCAAAACGCGCGATATGCAACAGGACAGATAGGTGTCATCCCGAGAGGCAGCCGTGTGGTTCCCCCTACCCTAGCAATCCTCCCGCACCCATATTCAGGAGGAACTCCGATATTGACCAAAGGGAACCGATTTGCTCTTCTCCTTGCCCTTATAGATACCCAGTGTATCGAGCAAGATCTCAAGTCTGCTCGTCGGCTACAGACCTCCATTGCGAATCGAGGCTGAGGTGCAAAGGTATAGATCATTATGACGAAAGAATCAGATTCGAACTGCAGAAAATCGGGATAGATCAGCTGATCCAAGCTAGCAAACCTGCGAAATGTTGTAAACAGACGGTCCTCAATCAACCATCCAAAGAGGAATTGCCGTATTCGGCCAGCTTAGCCTCTTTACCGTTGGACAGAGCTGATATAAGAGTTATCAGGCAGTCCGTTCGGATGGCCACCAAAAAAACTGGATGCAACTATACCTCCCTAGAGAACCGGACCAAATTAGTGTACTACGCCAATCTAGTCTTGGACGATTTCGATGCCAAAAAACCAAAAGTTCAACCGGAATACGAAGTACGATATTTTTACTTCACCTTAGACGACGCGGAAAGTGTTCAAGAAACCCTGAGGAAACGATGCAATAAAGGTAGTACCTTCAAATTCTTCCAGATATTCAATTGGCCGGATAAAACGTTTCCCGAATCGAACCAAGCTGCGGGTTCGCAGAAAGTCGATTTGGCCACAAGTCTAGATTTGAAAAAAAGCATCAGTTGGCAGAAAACTGAGGAAAAAACTGCTATGATCTCCTCAGGGGGAAACAGCACAGACGCTCTGGAGAACATTGTGTTTTCCGATCTTTTTCTCGGTAGTCAATCGGGTGTTGGAGATTCGAAGCCCGGAAATACATTCGAGCAGAATTACATCAACGAGTTCAATGCGAACAAATCGAGAAAGAAGAATCATAAACTTAATACGAATTTCACAATGACCGAATCCTCTCTGGAGGACGATTCATTGTTAGGAAATGCTTGTTgccagaaaaaattgaagataaacTCTCTGGATAGTCTCGGGAAACCTTCTGAAGCAGCACAAAGAAAAGATGCTTCTTCTCAGACTGACATCGAGAAAGCCCCAGAAAAAAAGACGTTTGCTGATGCCGCCTCACAGACGATCGCAAAAACTGGGGAGTCAAGTTTCAATAACATCACTTTCTCTGAGGAAATAATGAGATTATTATCGAGTTCAGACGGTGACAGTGTCGAGTATCTGAAGAAAAATACGAACTGCCTCGTGTTTACAAGTGACGCAACTGTAGAATCTGACAGTCTAGAGACTCATCTGAAATCCGAAGCAAAACCGGACGTGTCCGATCAAAATCACACTCCAAACGATGAGGAATTTCGAAATGCTAATGAGAATTTCGACGAAGCTATAAGAGAAGTTCTGGGAGAAATAAAGGAACTAGCTACAATGGCCGAATCCTTCAAGTGTAGAAAAGTTTGCTCTAAGGAATCACCGATCAGATCAAAAAATTACGTGGCGCATAGGACGATCTGTAGAACATATTCCTCCAAACCACCATTTGACGATTACCAATCTCCTTCGATGGACAAAACGAGTGAATGTCACGAAGTTGCCAGGAAAAGTTCTCCCCCTGAAAATCTAGCATTGTCGCGAAGTAATATTTCGAAAGGGCAGTTTATAGTTCGCATGTATAATTCAATCAATGATATCATCAGCGATATATACGGGGAGGCTGAAAAGTTAGCTACACTTAGAAAGAATCGACTTGCAATATCCGGTAATGACGAAAGGATATTCAAGGgaaattttcgagaaatgtATTGCAGAAAAGTGGTTGGGAATCTTGATGTTGAGAACAAAACTGTGATTAATAGTCCTAACGAGCCCCCAGAAATGAAAAAGCCTCAGAATTCAACCGAAAATTTGAAAACGGTTTATACTTCAGCCGGAAAAATAGTAACGCGATTCTATAACGCCAAAGGAAAATCAATAACAGCAATTTACAGTCCTGAAGGTGAAGCAATTGCTGAAACATCTTCCCCCAGGAAACTCGCCAGAGTGTTGTTTGACAGTTCAGGTAATTTCATTCCTCAATTCTGTGATTCGCAGGGAAACGTTCTTAAGTCTGTGTTCGATTCCCAGAGGAAACTTCTCAAGAAAACCTTCAATTCCGAGATGTTGCTGTTGAAGTTTCCCACTGAAACCAAGAAGAAAAAGAGCAAACGTATATTCAATGCTCAAGGATTGCCCATTTATCAGTTCTATTCAGAGGAGGGGAATCTTTTGACCAGTATATACGATTTTGAGGGACGTCTGATACGTGGCACGTTCTTGGGTAGTATAACGCAGCTATTTCCGAGAATCTTCGATAAACATGGCAGGTTTATTCTTGGACGGTACAACGGACATGGTCAGCTGATCAAACGGATTTTCGATGCTCACGGCAACAACGTACAACAGCTGTATAAAGCTGATAGAACGGTTTTACAAAAGGCTCCAATaagattgaaaatattgaatcagaaaGGGGAACCGGTTAGAAAGTTTTTCAGGAAGAACAAGATGCCGTTAACACACGTGTACGATGTGCTGGGAAACCTTTTATGCCAAGCTAGTGACGGTAACTCGGTAGATTTATTCTGTCGTCTCTTTGACCTAGACGGTTTCTTCATTTTGGGAAGACTGGATCAACTGAGGCACCTTATAGAAGGGGTGTACGACGAAGATGGCAACAAGGTGATGCAGGTGCAGGTGCTGGATAGCGAAACAGGTGACATGATCAAGATGACCAAATTGTACAATTTCAAAGGTAAACTTTTGGCTAACTTTTACGATGAGAGCGGGGTATGTTTGAAGAGTATCCACGATGTGAAAGGGGAGTCACTTGAATGCTCACCATCAGGCAGGGCCATCAGATTGGCCGGTAGAATGTTCGATATGGCAGGGTACTTCATACACGGTAGATACGACTCTCAGAAAAACCCGATCAATGAAATTTACGACCACGATGGTTATAAGATCTTACAAGTGTACGACGTAAGCGGTCAACCGGTGAGAAGAATACCGCAGTCTATGGAAATATACAGTCCTAAAGGTAGAAAAATCAAGCATTTCTATAAATCCGACCATAAAATCTTAACCAGCATTTACGACACCAACGGAGACATGGTTGGCGGCGTATTGTCGATTGACGCCGAAGAACTCGCACCATTTCTATACGACATCGAGGGTAAGTTCATAAACAGCAGATACGACTCGCAAATGAACCTAATCAAACACGTGTACGATTCGAATGACAATCTCTTGAACAGGGTTTATACGAGGGGAAGTTTGTGTTTAAAATTGTCCAAACCTTCGAGGGACAAACATAGGCCGGTGAAAACGGCGTATATCAAGTTGGAATGCAAGGATAAAACTGTCGTTAAACAGACGGATACTAGGACAACACTTAACAATCACTGCCAAACTCTACCGAAAGCCATAATGCCTCCCctagctatggcgaaaatacccaacaacaaattttcgaaattcgatGTGTTGCCTTCAAGAAAAAGGAAGAGGGATGAGGGGTGGTTTGTGGAAGGTAAAAAACTCGTATCGATTAAATGTCAGTGTAGGCTGAGGGCTTTCAAGGAGAACGAGAAGCGGGTTCCTAATGCCCCAGCTGCAAAAAGTAACTATCAGAAGCTGAGCAGTCCTATCACCAAACGGCTTTCGAGTCATCACTTGGCGAAACGGAAGAAAATGGATAAGGTGAATACCAAGAAAG gtccgaaaaaatcagaaaaagtgAATAAGAACAGAGCAGATACCCATCATGATCATCACAAAACCACAAGTCTTCAGAGCCCACAAGTTAAGGAAACTAAAATACTTACAACTGTTATGCCTTGCTATGAGACTACTAGAAATTCTGTTCAGAGGAATAATGATAGCCTAGAGGCCCTACTGGATGATTATTTGAAACGAGAACAAAAAAAGG ATAATCGTCGCCCTGCTAGAAAAAACTCGATAAATCACGAGATGATCGAAGACGCATTATTGGATTGCCTGAATCTGACGAGAAATCCAAATTCCCTGAAACAAATGTCTCATACGATCTTGCAATATTTCACCCACGTCGTTTTCAACCAAATCAAAAACAACTATTATAAGCAGTTATCGAGAAAGCGAAAATCCAATTGCGGGAAGAGACAGGATTCTacaattctatttttcaacaGGAAATGCGCATGCGTTTATGCGCTCTGTAATACTCGCAAGAAAAAGACAAAAG acacCAAAACTGATCGCATTTCCTCGAATAACACGAAACAAATTGCACCGAAAATAACATCACAGCCACCGAAACTAGATGTACCTACAAACCAGAAAACCGAAGGAAGCAACGATGCAAAAATTATCCCAGACCCTCCTcagcaaacaaaaattttggaaaacatACCGAAGGACGCGTTCTTATGCAACATCCCAAACGCTCCACCATTTATTCTGAAGATGAACAAGGCACATTCGGATACAACTGCGAGCATTAGTGATGAAGAGGTGAAAAATTCCGACAGATATAGCTCTTCCCTTAGTTGGACCTCAACGGACGAATCTTTCGATACAGAAGA GGTCTCCTCCTTTTCGTCAACGGTGGAAAAAAACTGCTCGAGCTACACGGAAATTCCAGACCTCAACATGTTCGTCGACGGCCGTTGTCCGGGCTTCGAAGATGAAGAATTCAAGAAGTTCTTCACGAAGTCGATCACTTGGATCAAGACCGAGGAGGATAAACGGTGGCGGAGGCAAAGTGCAACTTTCATGAGTACACCGACAATTTGTATGACGGGCCTAACGGGCATATCTAACAATCCATTCGGATCGGACGAAATCGATTCTAGAAGACCTGGAAAAAACAGTGGATCTTTCCCAAACTCAG atGTTAGCAGCTACCATCAGCACTCGAAAATCCCTAGGATGCTGCATCCGGGCAAGTGCAAAGTGCACGCCATGATGAAAAACGTGCAACTTTCGCCAGGCTCTAAGGGATGCTCCGCGAACAAGACAAATACCTGTGGTGCTGCTTGTTCTTCAGAGAGGACGGACGTTCAAATCAGCCCTTACGTGAAAGTCAGTGTAAGTACCACTTGTCCCAGTTTGACCAATGCCAGTGCTGCTGGAGGAGCAAAGGGCGGGGGTAAGAACAAGAACGCCAACATACAAGCCTCACAGTCCTCCATGGGAGATTGCATGAAGGGCATCAAGTCCGATCCTGGTTGCTACTGTG GAAACGAACCAGTGGAACCAACACCTTGTCCGATTCGGTTGAGAGAAGATTGCGAGTGTGTTGATGAAGAAACGGACGCGCTGGTAGAGCCAGAAGAAGAAGATCCATTGTGTTATTGTCCACCTGGGGAACAACCACTACTGATGAAGAAATCTAACGTAGAGTGCGACTGCGCCAATAGAAGGAGGTGCGAGGACGAGATACTTGTGGAACCTCCTAAAGAGAAGCCTGACGTGTTTTGGGCTCTAACCAAGGTTAGTTTACTGAAAGACGGTACCAAGAATTTCGAAATTATCGATGTTTCACCTGTACCTCCTGGTTATTACCTCATGCCTGACGTTAACAATCTCGTCTTGGTGGGTCCTCAACCTAAACCTGCCAAGGCTGCCCCTAGTAAAAATTGTTGTTGTAAATAG